One window from the genome of Deltaproteobacteria bacterium encodes:
- a CDS encoding arylmalonate decarboxylase — protein sequence MADALGWRRKFAVIAPSTNTSVQPEFDDMRPRGVTNHFGRIWIPDDPIHDDADFEQLMENIRAEVDNAIDRVMTCRPDYLIMGMSSETFWDGAEGSQRLLEAVQQRSGVEVAMGSYACEAAFEAYGGIKRIGVITPYMPVGDAQVVRFFTDCGYEVVRLKGLKCDSPVQIAHVQADTLEAAIREVDGGDVDAVVQVGTNLAMARLADEAERRLGKPVIAINTAIYWYALRQNGLTDRIDGFGSLLSRF from the coding sequence CACGAATACCTCGGTGCAGCCCGAGTTCGACGACATGCGGCCGCGCGGGGTCACCAACCACTTCGGCCGGATCTGGATACCCGATGATCCCATCCACGACGACGCGGACTTCGAGCAACTGATGGAGAACATCCGCGCGGAGGTGGACAACGCCATCGATCGGGTGATGACGTGCCGGCCCGACTACCTGATCATGGGCATGTCCTCCGAAACCTTCTGGGACGGCGCCGAGGGCAGTCAGCGGCTGCTGGAGGCCGTGCAGCAGCGGTCGGGGGTCGAAGTCGCCATGGGCTCCTATGCCTGCGAGGCGGCGTTCGAGGCCTACGGCGGCATCAAGCGCATCGGGGTGATCACGCCGTACATGCCCGTGGGCGACGCCCAAGTGGTGCGGTTCTTCACCGACTGCGGTTACGAGGTGGTGCGCCTCAAGGGCCTCAAGTGCGACAGCCCGGTGCAGATCGCCCATGTGCAGGCGGACACGCTGGAGGCGGCGATCCGGGAGGTGGACGGCGGCGACGTGGACGCGGTGGTGCAGGTGGGCACGAACCTGGCCATGGCGCGGCTGGCGGACGAGGCGGAACGCCGGCTCGGCAAGCCGGTCATCGCCATCAACACGGCCATCTACTGGTACGCGCTGCGGCAGAACGGACTGACGGACAGGATCGACGGCTTCGGCTCGTTGCTGTCGCGATTCTAG